Proteins encoded in a region of the Gammaproteobacteria bacterium genome:
- a CDS encoding phosphatidylinositol-4-phosphate 5-kinase produces MRTSLLFLLIVPLALQAQVDRWVTNTCEKGSGAGIYAWSTGDIYQGQCQNQRIHGHGTLQRANGDRYVGLWRNDRHHGQGTYLWFSGDRYEGQWQNGMQWGSGTLARASGDRYTGQWRSGRKDGQGSLVLANGDRYEGEWIDDRITGTGVYAWANGDHYEGHWLNGIRSGYGEFVGANGDRYQGDFLNDQRHGQGTYQWANGDTYWGSWLKGRQDGRGAKTWTNGDRYEGQMKAGRLEGSGHFTWADGKRYEGSFAADAPHGEGTYFWPNGVRFEGSWRNGQRHGPGSLVYANGDRVEQVYEEGRLVD; encoded by the coding sequence ATGCGTACTTCTCTACTATTTTTACTGATTGTTCCACTGGCGCTGCAGGCGCAGGTTGATCGCTGGGTCACCAATACCTGTGAGAAAGGTTCGGGGGCCGGCATTTACGCCTGGTCAACCGGGGACATCTACCAGGGGCAATGTCAGAATCAGCGCATTCACGGTCACGGCACGTTGCAACGGGCCAACGGCGATCGCTACGTAGGCTTGTGGCGCAATGACCGTCACCATGGCCAGGGCACCTACCTATGGTTCTCCGGGGATCGCTACGAGGGGCAATGGCAGAATGGCATGCAGTGGGGCAGCGGTACCCTGGCCCGCGCCAGCGGCGATCGTTACACCGGTCAGTGGCGCAGCGGACGCAAGGACGGGCAGGGATCTCTGGTGCTCGCCAACGGCGATCGCTATGAAGGTGAATGGATTGACGACAGGATAACCGGAACCGGGGTCTACGCCTGGGCCAATGGCGATCATTACGAAGGCCACTGGCTGAATGGTATCCGCAGCGGCTATGGCGAGTTTGTTGGCGCCAATGGCGATCGCTACCAGGGCGACTTTCTGAATGACCAGCGTCATGGCCAGGGTACTTACCAGTGGGCCAATGGCGATACCTATTGGGGTAGCTGGCTGAAGGGCCGGCAGGACGGCCGCGGGGCCAAGACCTGGACCAACGGCGATCGCTACGAGGGCCAGATGAAAGCGGGCAGACTTGAAGGCAGCGGCCACTTCACCTGGGCCGACGGTAAGCGGTACGAAGGCAGTTTTGCCGCGGATGCGCCCCACGGCGAGGGCACTTATTTCTGGCCCAATGGTGTCCGTTTTGAAGGCAGCTGGCGGAATGGCCAGCGTCATGGCCCTGGCAGCCTGGTTTATGCCAACGGCGACCGGGTTGAACAAGTGTACGAGGAAGGCCGCCTGGTCGACTGA
- a CDS encoding SapC family protein: protein MSTPVPLASDKHAELKVRQSGDYTRYKNQNLIPIVVKDFYTLAAEFPLVFVTGKTPGEFVPVAIMGLKDGHNLYCQTEHWGAQVVPISFNNAPFSIARVEQDRDQFVVLIDEDSPLVSKTEGEAIFADNGDKSEYMQNRIEALMDITQQTIQTQKVCNLFNTKNLLITHQIQMRHRPDGTLYKIDGIHIVDEPALNALSDEDFLALRRQGLLPIIYAHLASLQQLRRISQLQYDSDQATKAAS, encoded by the coding sequence ATGAGCACACCAGTACCTCTTGCCAGTGACAAACACGCCGAATTGAAAGTCAGACAATCCGGAGATTACACCCGTTATAAAAATCAGAACCTGATCCCCATCGTCGTCAAGGATTTTTATACCCTGGCGGCCGAATTCCCCCTGGTCTTTGTAACGGGCAAGACCCCGGGTGAGTTCGTTCCCGTTGCTATCATGGGGCTGAAGGACGGTCATAACCTCTATTGTCAGACAGAGCACTGGGGCGCTCAGGTGGTGCCGATAAGCTTCAACAATGCCCCCTTCTCCATCGCCCGCGTGGAACAGGACCGCGACCAGTTCGTGGTGCTGATCGACGAAGACAGCCCCCTGGTGAGCAAAACAGAGGGGGAGGCCATTTTTGCTGACAACGGAGACAAGTCCGAGTACATGCAGAACCGGATCGAAGCCCTGATGGATATAACCCAGCAGACTATCCAGACACAGAAAGTGTGCAATCTGTTCAACACCAAGAATCTGCTGATCACTCATCAGATCCAGATGCGGCACCGCCCGGATGGCACCCTCTACAAGATAGACGGCATTCATATTGTTGACGAGCCGGCGCTTAATGCATTGTCCGATGAGGACTTCCTGGCACTGCGCAGGCAGGGGCTGCTGCCCATTATCTATGCCCACCTGGCATCTCTGCAGCAGCTGCGAAGGATTTCCCAGTTACAGTACGACTCAGATCAGGCCACCAAGGCAGCCAGCTGA
- the acnA gene encoding aconitate hydratase AcnA — protein MHEGQLKELCQQELLVGDKSYRYYSLKALEEQGFGEVANLPASIKILLENQLRNCDGRIIDDSHVEALINWSESQFQSREIMFMPVRVLMQDFTGVPAVVDLAAMRDAVAERGGDPSRINPINPVDLVIDHSVMVDRFAVDSAYRDNVRMEMQRNRERYQFLRWGQKAFDNFRVVPPGTGICHQVNLEYLARSVWSAEVDGTLTAYPDTLVGTDSHTTMINGLAVLGWGVGGIEAEAAMLGQPISMNIPEVVGFKLTGRLCEGITATDLVLTVTQMLRQHGVVGKFVEFFGPGLESLSLADRATLANMSPEYGATCTFFSVDQKTLDYLALTGRSADTIALVEAYSRTQGLWRRDDDEVNFSSRLALDLNTVVPSLAGPKRPQDRVPLTNMPQALKDQLKGELVKQTHVGNEAYNLKDGDVVIAAITSCTNTSNPAVMMAAGLLAQKALAKGLSRKPWVKSSLAPGSKVVSSYLESAGLQDSLDQLGFNLVGYGCTTCIGNSGPLPDAIEEAIDRSKLTVAAVLSGNRNFEGRIHAKVRANWLASPPLVVAFALAGTTNIDLSSEPLGTDSQGQAVYLRDIWPSNDEIANAVQQVQRDMFIRNYAEVFEGDKEWNALPAGDDKTYDWNDASTYIQKPPFCDLEAPGDAIKAARILLLLGDSVTTDHISPAGSIAEQSPAGQYLLGHGIKKGEFNSYGSRRGNHEVMMRGTFANIRLHNEMLGGIEGGYTRLAGHSDAMAVYDAAMEYQKTRTPLVVIAGKEYGTGSSRDWAAKGSRLLGVQAVIAESFERIHRSNLAGMGVLPLQFPDGVTRKTLKLTGDESIDLTGLETVRPGMEVGMTIHYPDGAMEICKLHCRLDTALEVAYYTSSGIMPYVVNKLSEAP, from the coding sequence ATGCACGAGGGCCAATTGAAAGAGCTTTGCCAACAGGAACTGCTGGTCGGCGACAAGTCCTACCGCTATTACAGTCTCAAGGCCCTTGAGGAGCAGGGCTTCGGGGAGGTTGCCAACCTGCCCGCCTCGATCAAGATTCTGCTGGAGAATCAGTTACGCAATTGTGACGGCCGAATCATTGATGATTCCCATGTCGAAGCGTTGATCAACTGGAGCGAGTCCCAGTTCCAGTCCCGGGAAATCATGTTCATGCCGGTTCGGGTCCTGATGCAGGACTTTACCGGGGTTCCTGCCGTGGTGGATCTGGCGGCCATGCGCGACGCAGTGGCAGAGCGCGGCGGAGATCCATCCCGCATCAACCCGATCAACCCTGTCGACCTGGTCATCGACCATTCGGTAATGGTGGATCGCTTCGCTGTCGATTCCGCCTACCGCGATAACGTCAGGATGGAAATGCAGCGCAATCGGGAACGCTATCAGTTTCTGCGCTGGGGACAGAAGGCCTTCGATAATTTTCGCGTGGTACCGCCAGGTACCGGCATCTGTCACCAGGTCAACCTGGAATATCTGGCCCGCTCAGTATGGTCTGCGGAAGTAGACGGCACGCTCACCGCCTACCCCGACACCCTGGTCGGCACCGACAGCCACACCACCATGATCAACGGCCTGGCCGTACTGGGCTGGGGAGTAGGCGGCATCGAAGCAGAAGCGGCCATGCTGGGTCAGCCTATATCAATGAATATTCCCGAAGTCGTGGGCTTCAAGCTGACCGGGCGGCTGTGCGAAGGCATCACCGCCACCGACCTGGTGCTGACTGTCACGCAGATGTTGCGCCAGCATGGCGTGGTTGGCAAATTCGTGGAATTTTTTGGGCCCGGCCTGGAATCCCTGAGCCTGGCGGACCGGGCCACGCTCGCCAATATGTCTCCCGAGTACGGCGCCACGTGTACTTTCTTTTCAGTTGACCAGAAGACTCTGGACTACCTGGCTCTGACCGGCCGAAGTGCCGACACTATCGCGCTGGTGGAAGCCTACAGCCGGACGCAGGGCCTGTGGCGAAGGGATGACGACGAGGTGAATTTCAGCAGCCGCCTGGCACTGGACCTGAATACGGTAGTTCCCTCCCTGGCAGGCCCCAAACGTCCGCAGGATCGGGTCCCTCTGACCAACATGCCACAAGCGCTCAAAGATCAGCTCAAGGGCGAACTGGTCAAGCAGACCCACGTCGGAAACGAGGCCTACAACCTGAAAGACGGCGATGTGGTGATTGCAGCAATCACCTCCTGCACCAACACTTCCAACCCCGCCGTCATGATGGCAGCCGGGCTGCTGGCGCAGAAGGCCCTGGCTAAAGGGCTGTCCCGTAAACCCTGGGTAAAATCCTCCCTGGCACCGGGCTCCAAGGTGGTTTCCAGCTACCTGGAAAGTGCCGGTCTGCAGGACAGCCTGGACCAGCTTGGCTTCAACCTGGTGGGCTATGGCTGCACGACCTGTATCGGCAATTCCGGGCCGCTGCCGGACGCTATCGAGGAAGCAATCGACCGGAGTAAGCTGACCGTTGCCGCCGTGTTATCGGGCAACCGGAACTTCGAAGGACGTATTCATGCCAAGGTACGCGCCAACTGGCTGGCATCGCCGCCACTGGTGGTTGCCTTCGCACTGGCCGGCACCACCAATATTGATCTGAGCAGTGAACCCCTCGGCACCGACAGCCAGGGTCAGGCTGTCTACCTGCGTGACATCTGGCCAAGCAACGACGAAATCGCCAATGCCGTCCAGCAGGTCCAGCGGGATATGTTTATTCGCAATTACGCCGAGGTATTCGAGGGTGACAAAGAGTGGAACGCACTGCCGGCCGGTGACGACAAGACCTATGACTGGAATGATGCCTCCACGTACATCCAGAAGCCGCCATTCTGTGACCTGGAAGCACCAGGGGATGCCATCAAGGCTGCCAGGATACTGCTCCTGCTCGGTGACTCGGTGACCACTGACCATATCTCCCCGGCCGGATCGATTGCCGAACAAAGCCCTGCGGGTCAGTACCTGCTGGGCCACGGTATCAAGAAAGGCGAATTCAATTCCTACGGCTCTAGACGCGGCAATCACGAAGTCATGATGCGCGGTACCTTTGCCAATATCCGCCTGCACAACGAGATGCTTGGCGGCATCGAAGGGGGCTACACCCGTCTTGCCGGCCACAGCGACGCGATGGCGGTTTACGACGCCGCCATGGAATATCAGAAGACCCGGACCCCGCTGGTCGTGATCGCCGGCAAGGAGTATGGTACTGGTTCGAGCCGCGACTGGGCGGCCAAGGGGTCGCGCCTGCTGGGTGTCCAAGCGGTTATCGCGGAGAGTTTTGAGCGCATCCATCGTTCCAATCTGGCCGGCATGGGGGTTCTGCCCCTGCAGTTTCCGGACGGCGTGACCAGGAAGACCCTCAAACTGACCGGCGACGAATCCATCGATCTGACCGGCCTGGAAACGGTGCGCCCGGGCATGGAAGTGGGGATGACCATCCACTATCCGGACGGGGCCATGGAAATCTGTAAACTCCACTGCCGCCTGGACACCGCCCTGGAAGTTGCGTACTACACGAGCAGCGGCATCATGCCTTATGTCGTAAACAAGCTGTCAGAGGCTCCCTAA
- a CDS encoding class II fumarate hydratase has product MAGSREEQDSLGRVSIASDKLWGAQSQRSLLNFAIGTSCFPSHFIHDFALVKLAAARANARLGNLDEERAELIERACREIMAGDHDGQFPLSIWQTGSGTQTNMNLNEVIANIGNRLAGNPPGRYEPLHPNDHVNRSQSSNDVFPTVMHVVTHRLISRSLLPALNSLHQTLAAKEVQFSARIKSGRTHLMDATPITLGQEFGAWRAQTEFAVAQVTAALEPVRDLAIGGTAVGTGLNTPVGWAATVVEAISALSSTGFRPAANKFSQLASHDALLALHGQLNLLASQLFKMASDIRLMNSGPRCGLAEITMPANEPGSSIMPGKINPTQVEALTMVCLRVMGNNTAVSMAASQGQFQLNVYKPLIIHLLMESIELLADSIRSFTQHCLAGIDANHRQLDYYTDRSLMLVTALSPHIGYDQASKAAGFALQNDLSLREAVLQLELLTAEQYDELVRPELMLGP; this is encoded by the coding sequence ATGGCCGGATCGCGTGAAGAACAGGACAGCCTCGGCAGGGTCAGCATTGCCAGCGACAAACTGTGGGGAGCCCAGAGTCAGCGCTCGCTGCTGAACTTTGCCATTGGCACCAGTTGTTTTCCCAGTCACTTTATTCATGATTTCGCCCTGGTGAAGCTTGCCGCCGCCCGGGCCAATGCCCGGCTGGGCAACCTGGACGAAGAACGCGCGGAACTGATTGAGCGGGCCTGCCGGGAGATCATGGCGGGAGACCACGACGGGCAGTTTCCACTGTCGATCTGGCAGACCGGCAGCGGCACCCAGACCAACATGAATCTGAACGAAGTCATTGCCAATATCGGCAATCGGTTGGCGGGTAATCCACCGGGTCGCTACGAGCCTCTGCATCCTAACGACCACGTCAACCGTTCCCAATCGTCCAACGATGTTTTCCCCACTGTGATGCATGTGGTCACCCATCGGCTGATCAGTCGTTCCCTGTTGCCGGCCCTGAACTCCCTGCACCAGACATTAGCCGCTAAAGAAGTACAATTCTCCGCGCGCATCAAATCCGGCCGCACACATCTGATGGATGCCACCCCAATAACCCTGGGTCAGGAATTCGGTGCATGGCGTGCGCAGACAGAGTTTGCCGTGGCACAGGTTACGGCAGCCCTGGAACCCGTGCGTGACCTGGCAATCGGCGGCACAGCGGTCGGCACCGGCCTGAATACACCGGTCGGCTGGGCCGCTACGGTAGTCGAAGCCATCAGCGCACTCAGCAGCACAGGTTTCCGCCCGGCCGCCAATAAATTCAGCCAACTGGCCTCCCATGACGCACTGCTGGCCCTCCATGGGCAACTGAATCTGCTGGCCAGCCAGCTGTTCAAAATGGCCAGCGACATTCGTCTGATGAATTCCGGCCCACGCTGCGGGCTCGCTGAGATAACCATGCCGGCCAATGAGCCAGGCAGCTCGATAATGCCCGGCAAGATCAATCCCACTCAGGTAGAGGCCCTGACCATGGTCTGTCTGCGGGTAATGGGTAACAACACAGCGGTCAGCATGGCGGCCAGCCAGGGGCAGTTTCAGTTAAACGTCTACAAGCCACTGATCATCCATCTGTTAATGGAATCCATTGAATTACTGGCCGACAGTATCCGCAGTTTCACACAGCACTGCCTGGCGGGAATCGACGCCAACCATCGACAGCTGGATTATTATACCGACCGATCACTAATGCTGGTAACCGCGCTGAGTCCGCACATTGGTTATGACCAGGCAAGCAAGGCGGCCGGTTTCGCTCTGCAGAATGACCTGTCTCTCAGAGAGGCAGTCCTGCAGCTCGAATTGCTGACCGCAGAGCAGTATGACGAGCTGGTCAGGCCGGAACTGATGCTCGGCCCTTAG
- a CDS encoding NAD-dependent succinate-semialdehyde dehydrogenase, with protein MTLTSINPATGQPIAEYEPHSAEQVDQLISNADAAFRSWRQVPIKERSQVLRRAGDVLKQNRHSYAMLMTREMGKPLAQSLAEIDKCADGCLFYADKAGEFLAPDLVMTEAPESFVCYEPLGVVLAVMPWNFPFWQVFRFAAPGLMAGNAGLLKHASNVSGCALAIEDVFREAGLPDGLFSTLLIGSKDVERVINNKAVSAVTLTGSGAAGAAVAAAAGKALKKSVLELGGSDAYVVLADADLDLAARVCATSRMTNNGQTCIAAKRLIVEAAVQQEFEQKLLRELQQYQAGDPELEQTNQGPMAREDLRNELHQQVEKSIALGARCLLGGQMPEGAGAFYPATLLTGVNESMPAFHEELFGPVASVITARDEEDAISKANDSDFGLGAAVFTRDADKGRHIAAHRLEAGTCVVNDFVRSDPRLPFGGIKQSGYGRELSHFGIREFVNIKTVYSG; from the coding sequence ATGACATTAACCTCCATCAACCCGGCAACCGGCCAGCCCATTGCCGAATACGAGCCACACAGCGCAGAACAAGTCGATCAGCTGATCAGCAACGCCGACGCGGCCTTCAGAAGCTGGCGCCAGGTACCGATTAAAGAACGCAGCCAGGTACTTCGACGGGCCGGCGATGTCCTCAAGCAGAATCGCCATTCCTATGCCATGCTGATGACGCGGGAAATGGGCAAACCCCTGGCGCAATCACTGGCAGAAATCGACAAATGCGCCGATGGCTGCCTGTTCTATGCCGACAAGGCCGGCGAGTTTCTCGCTCCCGACCTGGTCATGACCGAGGCGCCGGAAAGTTTTGTCTGTTACGAACCCCTGGGTGTCGTTCTTGCCGTCATGCCGTGGAACTTTCCTTTCTGGCAGGTGTTTCGCTTCGCCGCCCCCGGCCTGATGGCCGGCAACGCCGGCCTGTTAAAGCACGCCAGCAACGTCAGCGGCTGCGCGCTGGCGATTGAGGATGTTTTCCGGGAAGCCGGCTTGCCGGACGGACTGTTCAGCACTCTTCTGATCGGCAGCAAGGACGTGGAACGGGTCATCAATAACAAGGCAGTCAGCGCCGTAACCCTGACCGGCAGCGGTGCCGCTGGCGCGGCGGTGGCAGCAGCAGCCGGCAAAGCCCTGAAAAAGAGCGTGCTGGAGCTGGGCGGCAGCGACGCCTACGTGGTACTGGCGGATGCGGACCTGGATCTGGCCGCCAGGGTTTGCGCCACCAGCCGGATGACCAACAACGGGCAGACCTGCATCGCCGCCAAACGGCTCATCGTTGAAGCTGCAGTTCAGCAGGAATTCGAACAGAAGCTGTTGCGGGAGTTACAGCAATATCAGGCTGGCGATCCGGAGCTGGAGCAGACCAACCAGGGCCCCATGGCCAGAGAAGATCTGCGGAATGAACTCCATCAGCAGGTGGAAAAATCCATCGCGCTGGGTGCCAGGTGTCTTCTCGGTGGTCAGATGCCTGAAGGGGCCGGCGCATTTTATCCCGCCACGCTGCTTACGGGCGTGAATGAGTCCATGCCGGCGTTCCATGAAGAGCTGTTCGGGCCGGTTGCCAGTGTGATCACCGCCAGGGACGAAGAAGACGCAATCAGCAAAGCCAATGATTCAGACTTCGGTCTCGGGGCCGCGGTTTTTACCCGCGATGCCGACAAGGGCCGGCACATCGCCGCCCACCGCCTGGAAGCTGGAACCTGTGTGGTAAACGACTTTGTCCGTTCCGACCCCAGGCTGCCTTTTGGCGGTATCAAGCAGAGCGGTTATGGCCGCGAACTATCCCACTTCGGCATACGGGAGTTCGTCAACATCAAAACCGTTTACAGCGGCTAG
- a CDS encoding OmpW family outer membrane protein, producing MKKTLLATAMASVALLGSLSQSAFAHEAGDWILRVGATNVDPDASSSLISTTATGALPGTGADVGDNTQLGLNLVYMYSDNIGFELLAATPFEHDLEAQGLSAYDFETTDLGSTKHLPPTLTANYFFGNASSAIRPYVGVGVNYTTFFSESLNRFARNELGARSLKLDDSWGIAWRGGVDWEISDNWLINASFWKIDLETDASFSSALGRVMANVDVDPWVYMISLGLKF from the coding sequence ATGAAGAAAACCTTGCTAGCCACAGCCATGGCGTCGGTTGCCTTGCTTGGCAGCCTCAGCCAGTCTGCGTTCGCCCATGAGGCCGGAGACTGGATTCTTCGGGTCGGCGCCACCAACGTGGACCCGGACGCCAGCAGCAGCCTGATATCAACCACGGCAACCGGGGCACTGCCCGGGACCGGTGCCGACGTGGGCGACAATACCCAGCTGGGTCTCAATCTGGTCTATATGTACAGCGACAACATCGGCTTTGAGCTGCTGGCCGCAACACCCTTCGAGCATGACCTTGAGGCGCAGGGTCTGAGCGCCTATGACTTTGAAACCACAGATCTGGGCAGTACCAAACACCTGCCTCCCACCCTGACCGCCAATTACTTTTTTGGTAACGCCAGCTCGGCCATTCGTCCCTATGTGGGCGTAGGCGTCAACTACACCACGTTTTTCAGTGAGTCACTGAATCGCTTCGCCCGCAACGAACTTGGCGCCCGCAGCCTGAAACTAGACGACTCCTGGGGTATCGCCTGGCGCGGTGGTGTTGACTGGGAAATCAGTGACAACTGGCTGATCAATGCCTCGTTCTGGAAGATCGACCTGGAGACCGATGCCAGTTTCAGCTCGGCACTGGGCAGGGTCATGGCCAATGTGGATGTTGATCCCTGGGTCTACATGATCTCTCTCGGGCTAAAATTTTAG
- a CDS encoding DUF1631 family protein codes for MTESKEKTLLSVRSIAIRSLAGWVRQALADTIATLSGDGSVARQRDARWLVKTQDQVLEQFQREISRCFNQLLGHDPAPAPQVEYGTLKLIDNEQLEAIIALEGMITHARNCDIADFLRLTTRLNDLFASQIVDESNNPLDPAQIGEAIKVSVEAINLSPEAQLTLYRNFNRCVFHQLESLLQEVNAFLKTEGILPGLDVQGRDKADIRTRRSNSRDKTDPNERAFSKPSALEPTAGSNQRDVFTLLQILMHNDAHKVATASLMHDSIEATDLLFKAIWDDVTVPEAIRMLIGRTSLTVLKASLSDKSLWDKPDHPIRQFLNELAEARSSTTLSDELEQDPLYLKARDLTLEFIAEDNADQKKALLLLTKLAEFKRQQIQPGRQPAAQTTSDPRVLCQKRLDEARNRADQKIRERVQNETLPPGILQLLQSHIRDFLVEIILAQGTGGDNWKPIMKTIDLLVWSVRPGKSPVDREKLASINDKLTSNISKALRVARLDTQKIESILKQLREAQDQSFNQAPGDAVTRPAETPVTGLQPQTLQTPAAPVRLPADPRFLQEAKNLPVGVWMDFVVDGAHTIHCTLAAKISNPDCYVFVNRQGVKVLEKPVTDVACELEAGTVRQISENVLFDRAIDTVIARLRARNENKSAARQDLHSAA; via the coding sequence GTGACTGAGTCTAAGGAGAAAACGCTGCTAAGTGTGCGGAGCATTGCCATCCGATCACTTGCAGGCTGGGTAAGGCAGGCACTTGCCGATACTATTGCAACGCTCAGTGGGGACGGCAGCGTGGCCCGGCAACGTGATGCCCGTTGGCTGGTCAAAACCCAGGATCAGGTTCTCGAACAGTTTCAGCGGGAAATATCACGCTGCTTCAATCAGCTTCTGGGTCACGATCCGGCCCCCGCCCCGCAGGTGGAATACGGAACATTGAAGCTGATAGACAACGAACAACTGGAAGCCATCATTGCCCTGGAGGGTATGATTACCCATGCCCGTAACTGTGATATCGCCGATTTTTTGCGTCTGACCACCCGCCTGAACGATCTGTTTGCCAGTCAGATTGTGGATGAATCAAATAACCCTCTGGACCCGGCGCAGATAGGTGAGGCAATTAAAGTGAGCGTCGAGGCAATAAACTTAAGTCCCGAAGCTCAACTCACCCTGTATCGCAACTTCAATCGCTGTGTATTCCATCAGCTGGAGTCTCTTCTGCAGGAGGTCAACGCCTTCCTGAAGACCGAAGGCATACTGCCCGGCCTTGACGTTCAGGGCCGAGACAAGGCCGATATCAGGACCCGTCGTAGCAATTCCCGGGACAAGACCGACCCCAACGAGCGGGCATTCAGCAAACCTTCGGCATTGGAACCCACAGCCGGCAGCAACCAGCGTGATGTATTTACCCTGCTGCAGATTCTGATGCACAACGACGCTCACAAGGTGGCCACCGCCAGCCTGATGCATGACAGTATTGAAGCGACAGATCTGTTATTCAAAGCGATCTGGGATGATGTAACAGTCCCGGAAGCGATCAGAATGCTGATCGGGCGCACCTCACTGACGGTACTGAAGGCGTCGTTATCCGATAAGAGTCTTTGGGACAAGCCGGATCACCCGATACGTCAGTTCCTGAACGAACTTGCGGAAGCCAGGTCAAGCACCACCCTCTCTGATGAACTGGAACAGGACCCCTTGTACCTGAAAGCGAGAGACCTGACCCTGGAATTTATTGCCGAAGACAACGCTGATCAGAAAAAAGCCCTGCTGCTGCTGACAAAGCTGGCGGAGTTCAAGCGTCAACAGATTCAACCCGGCCGTCAGCCCGCCGCCCAGACAACGTCAGACCCCAGGGTACTGTGCCAGAAACGGCTGGACGAGGCACGCAACCGTGCAGATCAGAAGATCAGAGAGCGGGTTCAGAACGAAACGCTTCCACCAGGCATTCTTCAGCTGTTGCAAAGCCATATCAGAGATTTTCTGGTCGAGATAATCCTTGCTCAGGGCACCGGCGGTGACAACTGGAAACCGATCATGAAGACAATCGACCTGCTGGTCTGGAGCGTTCGACCCGGTAAGTCTCCAGTGGATCGAGAAAAACTGGCGTCGATCAACGACAAGCTGACATCCAATATCAGCAAGGCCCTGCGGGTCGCCAGGCTCGACACACAGAAGATCGAAAGCATCCTGAAACAGCTGCGAGAGGCCCAGGATCAAAGCTTCAATCAGGCTCCGGGTGACGCCGTCACCCGGCCGGCTGAAACACCAGTCACAGGACTTCAGCCACAAACTTTGCAGACTCCAGCCGCCCCGGTTCGATTACCGGCCGACCCGCGGTTTTTGCAGGAGGCAAAAAACCTGCCCGTCGGGGTCTGGATGGATTTCGTCGTCGACGGTGCCCATACCATCCACTGCACTCTGGCCGCCAAGATCTCGAATCCAGACTGTTACGTGTTCGTCAATCGTCAGGGTGTCAAGGTGCTGGAAAAACCGGTAACCGATGTGGCCTGTGAGCTCGAGGCAGGTACCGTCAGGCAGATCAGTGAGAATGTCCTGTTTGACCGGGCCATCGATACTGTTATCGCGCGCCTGAGGGCACGTAATGAAAACAAGTCGGCGGCACGCCAGGACCTGCATTCCGCCGCGTAA